The following proteins are encoded in a genomic region of Desulfuribacillus stibiiarsenatis:
- a CDS encoding GNAT family N-acetyltransferase, with amino-acid sequence MNKNYFSSEVDLGSGKSLTIAGPLAPDTIRELEFHHELVAFRTPAEQKTALIEISELPEGRIIGAIDGNTLVGYITFHYPDPFERWAEGNMDDLLELGAIEVSKEYRAFGLAKKMMKIAFMDPEMDNFIVISTEYYWHWDLKNTGLSVWDYRKIMEKIMSSVGMEYFATDDPEICSHPANLLMARIGPNVPMESMETFDNLRFKNRHMF; translated from the coding sequence ATGAATAAAAATTATTTTTCCTCGGAAGTGGATCTTGGGAGCGGTAAATCACTAACGATTGCAGGACCTTTAGCCCCAGATACGATTCGCGAATTAGAGTTTCACCATGAGCTAGTTGCCTTCCGAACTCCAGCAGAACAAAAGACTGCTCTTATTGAAATTTCCGAACTACCAGAAGGCAGAATTATCGGCGCCATCGACGGTAATACATTAGTCGGCTATATCACGTTCCACTACCCTGACCCTTTTGAACGATGGGCAGAAGGCAATATGGACGATCTGTTAGAATTAGGTGCAATCGAAGTTTCTAAGGAATACCGCGCGTTTGGTCTAGCGAAGAAAATGATGAAAATCGCATTTATGGACCCTGAAATGGATAACTTCATTGTCATATCGACTGAATACTACTGGCATTGGGATTTGAAGAATACTGGTTTATCGGTATGGGATTACCGCAAAATTATGGAGAAAATTATGAGTAGCGTAGGGATGGAGTATTTTGCAACCGATGACCCTGAAATTTGCTCTCATCCAGCTAACCTCTTGATGGCAAGGATTGGTCCGAATGTTCCGATGGAATCGATGGAGACCTTTGATAATTTACGCTTTAAAAATCGACATATGTTCTAG
- the acsA gene encoding acetate--CoA ligase gives MEKEIIAAVDTDCNLRSYEEAYENFSWEEVEKNFSWNETNKVNIVYEAIDRHVENGNGDKVALIYSDTSREQILTFADLKAKSNQFANVLRNKGIGKGDRVFIFMNRSPELYIALLGSLKIGAIVGPLFEAFMENAVTDRMMDSAAVAIITTSALVDRIAYKDLPDLKHVIVTNLNKDKNENDEKTSFYDFAEELTQASTEAEVEWLNREDGMLLHYTSGSTGKPKGVLHVHNAMIQHYQTAKWVLDFKPGDVYWCTADPGWVTGTSYGTFAPWLHGITNVIRGGRFSPEDWYTTLEKYKVTIWYSAPTAFRMLMSKGSDIIENYDLSSIRHILSVGEPLNAEVIRWGLKTFKKRIHDTWWMTETGGQMIVNFPSMDIRPGSMGKPFPGIVATIVDDSGKELGPNQMGNLAIKAGWPSMMRKIWNNDAKYSEYFHFQPWYISGDSAYKDEDGYFWFQGRVDDVINTAGERVGPFEVESKLVEHPAVAEAGVIGKPDPMRGEIIKAFISLRAGYEPSDELKEEIRQFVKNGLAAHAAPREIEFKDGLPKTRSGKIMRRVLKAWELNLPTGDLSTMEK, from the coding sequence ATGGAAAAAGAAATTATTGCTGCGGTTGATACAGATTGCAACTTGAGAAGTTATGAAGAGGCTTATGAGAATTTTTCATGGGAAGAGGTTGAGAAGAACTTTTCCTGGAATGAGACGAACAAAGTAAATATCGTATATGAAGCAATTGACCGTCACGTGGAAAACGGAAATGGTGACAAAGTTGCTTTGATATACTCTGATACAAGCCGCGAACAAATCTTAACGTTTGCTGATTTAAAAGCAAAGTCCAACCAGTTTGCGAATGTGCTACGCAATAAAGGCATTGGTAAAGGTGATAGAGTCTTCATCTTCATGAATCGTAGCCCTGAGCTATACATAGCTCTACTTGGTTCGTTGAAAATCGGCGCCATTGTAGGACCACTATTCGAAGCATTTATGGAAAACGCTGTAACAGACCGCATGATGGATAGTGCTGCTGTTGCTATTATAACAACGAGCGCACTTGTTGACCGTATTGCATATAAAGACCTACCAGATTTAAAGCATGTAATCGTTACGAACTTAAATAAAGATAAGAACGAGAACGACGAAAAGACATCATTCTATGACTTTGCTGAAGAACTAACACAGGCATCTACAGAAGCAGAAGTTGAATGGTTGAATCGTGAAGATGGCATGCTGTTACATTACACATCTGGTTCTACAGGTAAGCCGAAGGGTGTTCTGCACGTTCACAATGCAATGATTCAACACTATCAAACGGCGAAATGGGTACTAGACTTCAAGCCTGGTGATGTGTACTGGTGCACGGCTGACCCAGGTTGGGTAACAGGTACATCCTATGGTACATTTGCTCCATGGCTACATGGAATTACGAACGTAATTCGTGGTGGTCGTTTCAGCCCAGAGGACTGGTATACAACGTTAGAGAAGTATAAAGTAACAATCTGGTACAGTGCGCCAACAGCGTTCCGTATGTTAATGTCAAAAGGATCAGACATTATTGAGAATTATGACTTAAGCTCGATTCGTCACATTTTAAGTGTAGGAGAACCTCTGAACGCAGAAGTTATTCGTTGGGGATTAAAGACATTTAAGAAAAGGATTCATGACACTTGGTGGATGACAGAAACAGGCGGACAAATGATCGTAAACTTCCCTAGCATGGATATTCGCCCTGGATCTATGGGTAAGCCGTTCCCAGGTATCGTTGCTACAATTGTAGACGATAGCGGAAAAGAGCTTGGTCCGAATCAAATGGGTAACCTTGCTATAAAAGCTGGATGGCCTTCCATGATGCGCAAGATTTGGAACAACGATGCGAAATACAGTGAGTATTTCCACTTCCAACCTTGGTACATCTCTGGAGACTCCGCATACAAAGATGAAGACGGTTACTTCTGGTTCCAAGGCCGTGTTGACGACGTTATTAACACAGCAGGGGAACGCGTAGGTCCATTTGAAGTAGAGAGTAAATTAGTAGAACATCCTGCCGTTGCAGAAGCTGGCGTTATCGGTAAGCCAGACCCTATGCGTGGAGAAATCATTAAAGCATTTATCTCATTACGTGCAGGCTATGAGCCAAGTGATGAGTTGAAAGAAGAGATTCGCCAATTTGTTAAGAACGGTTTAGCTGCTCACGCTGCTCCAAGGGAAATCGAGTTCAAAGACGGACTACCGAAGACTCGAAGCGGTAAAATCATGCGCCGTGTACTAAAGGCTTGGGAGTTAAACCTTCCAACTGGCGACTTGTCGACAATGGAGAAGTAA
- a CDS encoding Fic/DOC family protein, with product MDIKDEKILNEAESLYTAQRLLELESTPIKGTFDLHHLQKIHHYIFQDLYPFAGKLREENISKGMTSFASFQYIEPCAKDLFDKLKSDNYLKDTTLEGFSVNSAFYMAELNMLHPFREGNGRSIREFLRCLALNCNYNLQWTAVGEDELLEAFIESIIDYKRLADCIKRTISD from the coding sequence TTGGACATTAAAGATGAAAAAATTTTAAATGAAGCAGAGAGTCTTTATACAGCTCAAAGGTTATTAGAACTTGAGTCTACGCCAATTAAAGGAACTTTTGACCTTCATCATTTACAGAAAATTCATCATTATATCTTTCAAGATTTATATCCTTTTGCTGGTAAACTTCGAGAAGAAAACATTTCAAAGGGAATGACAAGTTTCGCTTCTTTTCAATATATCGAGCCATGTGCTAAGGATTTGTTTGATAAGTTAAAATCAGATAACTATTTGAAAGATACCACACTAGAAGGATTTTCTGTTAATTCAGCCTTCTATATGGCTGAACTAAATATGCTGCACCCATTTCGTGAAGGAAACGGACGCTCAATAAGAGAGTTTTTACGGTGTTTAGCTTTAAACTGTAATTATAACCTCCAATGGACTGCTGTTGGTGAAGACGAACTTCTCGAAGCATTTATAGAATCAATAATAGATTATAAGCGCTTAGCCGATTGTATTAAACGTACAATTAGTGACTGA
- a CDS encoding SecDF P1 head subdomain-containing protein, with the protein MKRMIITTICIVLITMVIGCQKTIQEPAQIAFKAENGTVLATEYDLVAKEAKTQEMDGINEFLMKFKDPKKLAKMTEENLGKPIHIYYKDELISSPIVNNTLIDGWVVVTGIDEETVMEMIQTIQQQ; encoded by the coding sequence ATGAAAAGAATGATCATAACGACTATTTGTATAGTTCTAATTACAATGGTAATAGGATGTCAAAAGACAATTCAAGAACCTGCGCAAATAGCATTTAAAGCAGAGAATGGAACGGTATTAGCTACAGAGTATGATTTGGTAGCTAAAGAGGCAAAAACTCAAGAGATGGATGGGATCAATGAGTTCTTAATGAAATTCAAGGACCCTAAGAAACTAGCAAAAATGACAGAAGAAAATCTAGGGAAGCCTATTCATATCTACTATAAAGACGAGTTAATATCCTCACCAATTGTGAATAATACCTTGATTGACGGATGGGTAGTTGTTACTGGAATTGATGAAGAAACAGTAATGGAAATGATTCAAACAATTCAGCAGCAGTAA
- a CDS encoding Vga family ABC-F type ribosomal protection protein, whose amino-acid sequence MILLEAHNLNHYIKDRLLLNINHLQIHKNDRIGLVGHNGSGKTTLLHVLANIIKPDYGNVTHYAYVELLPQLKETKTTKSGGEVTQAYINEAIIKAPELLLADEPTTHLDAEHIEWLEKKLIQWKGAFVVISHDRTFLDALCTKIWEINEGELTEYHGNYTDYMEHKAIEQRQRELAYENYMAKKKQLESAILLKEQKAAKAVKTPKNVSNIEASKTKPYYAQKQKKLQKNAKAIETRLEKLEKVEPVKIVSAIKMDLPNWENFHSRTILSVQNSKGIVGNRILWEETNFSAKGGEKLAITGANGSGKTTLLHKLIHQEDGIRFSPSVKIGYFSQTLNIIDKELSILENAKSNSKHDETLVRTVLARLGFIGEDVHKKVVVLSGGERVKVALAKIFLSDVNTLILDEPTNFLDVEAVQALESLLKEYEGTVIFVSHDRRFIKNLATRILSIKNGKIEIFDGTLEQFQQLKKQNSRPDQADEKLLLEMKISEVLSRLSMNPTEELEKEFQLLLLKKRGMN is encoded by the coding sequence ATGATATTACTTGAAGCGCACAATCTTAATCATTATATAAAAGATCGACTATTATTAAATATTAATCATCTACAAATTCACAAAAATGACCGAATCGGTCTAGTAGGCCATAATGGCAGCGGTAAGACAACGTTGCTACATGTTTTAGCAAATATTATAAAACCTGATTACGGGAACGTTACGCACTATGCTTACGTGGAACTATTACCACAGCTTAAAGAGACAAAGACAACCAAAAGTGGTGGAGAAGTGACGCAAGCGTATATCAATGAAGCAATTATTAAGGCGCCTGAGCTTTTGTTAGCAGATGAGCCAACAACTCACCTTGACGCAGAGCACATTGAGTGGTTAGAAAAGAAACTCATCCAGTGGAAAGGTGCTTTCGTCGTCATATCTCATGATCGAACTTTTCTCGATGCACTATGTACTAAGATATGGGAAATTAATGAAGGTGAACTCACTGAGTACCATGGGAATTATACAGACTACATGGAACATAAAGCTATCGAACAACGTCAAAGAGAATTAGCTTATGAGAACTACATGGCGAAGAAAAAGCAGTTAGAATCAGCGATATTATTAAAGGAACAAAAAGCGGCCAAAGCGGTCAAAACTCCCAAAAACGTCAGTAATATCGAAGCTAGCAAAACAAAGCCATACTACGCACAAAAGCAAAAGAAGCTGCAAAAAAATGCAAAAGCCATAGAAACCCGATTAGAAAAGTTAGAAAAAGTAGAGCCAGTTAAAATTGTATCCGCAATAAAAATGGACCTACCAAACTGGGAGAACTTTCACTCCCGTACTATCCTTTCGGTTCAAAACAGCAAAGGTATAGTTGGCAACAGAATATTATGGGAAGAAACAAACTTCTCTGCCAAAGGCGGAGAGAAACTCGCGATTACCGGTGCAAACGGAAGTGGGAAGACCACTTTATTACACAAGCTAATCCATCAAGAAGATGGGATTCGGTTCTCCCCATCAGTGAAAATAGGCTATTTCAGTCAAACACTTAACATAATAGATAAAGAACTGTCGATTCTAGAAAATGCAAAGTCTAACTCAAAGCATGATGAGACTCTGGTTCGGACAGTACTTGCACGGTTAGGTTTTATTGGAGAGGACGTTCATAAAAAAGTTGTGGTACTAAGCGGTGGAGAACGTGTGAAAGTAGCTTTAGCAAAAATCTTCCTAAGCGATGTAAATACTCTAATACTAGATGAACCAACGAACTTCTTAGATGTTGAAGCTGTGCAAGCCTTGGAATCTCTATTGAAGGAATACGAGGGCACAGTAATTTTTGTTTCACATGACCGACGTTTTATTAAGAATTTAGCTACACGAATATTGTCCATAAAAAACGGTAAAATTGAGATTTTTGATGGAACTCTTGAACAATTTCAGCAGTTGAAAAAGCAAAATAGCAGACCCGACCAAGCGGATGAAAAACTGCTGCTTGAAATGAAAATCTCAGAAGTTTTGAGTCGATTAAGCATGAATCCAACCGAGGAATTAGAGAAGGAATTTCAGTTACTTCTACTGAAGAAGCGAGGTATGAATTGA